One stretch of Burkholderia pyrrocinia DNA includes these proteins:
- the livG gene encoding high-affinity branched-chain amino acid ABC transporter ATP-binding protein LivG, with protein sequence MSANAELLKVAGLQMRFGGLLAVDGIDFDVRRDEVFAIIGPNGAGKTTVFNCVGGFYKPTGGDVVLDGHPIAGLPSHKIAVKGLVRTFQNIRLFKSLTVVENLLVAQHRKVKAGLLPGLFSTPAYRRAEKEALERAAVWLERMGLKSVANRPAGTLSYGHQRRLEIARCMITEPRLLMLDEPAAGLNPQEKIELQHLIDKLRREFGVSVLLIEHDMSLVMGVSDRILVMEHGRPIVIGTPEAVRNDPRVIKAYLGEE encoded by the coding sequence ATGAGCGCGAATGCAGAACTGTTGAAGGTCGCCGGGCTGCAGATGCGCTTCGGCGGGTTGCTCGCGGTGGACGGCATCGATTTCGACGTGCGCCGCGACGAGGTGTTCGCGATCATCGGGCCGAACGGCGCGGGCAAGACCACGGTGTTCAACTGCGTCGGCGGCTTCTACAAGCCGACCGGCGGCGACGTCGTGCTCGACGGCCACCCGATCGCGGGGCTGCCGAGCCACAAGATCGCGGTGAAGGGCCTGGTGCGCACGTTCCAGAACATTCGCCTGTTCAAGTCGCTGACGGTCGTCGAGAACCTGCTCGTCGCGCAGCATCGCAAGGTGAAGGCGGGGTTGCTGCCAGGCCTGTTCTCGACGCCCGCGTATCGCCGCGCCGAGAAGGAAGCGCTCGAACGCGCGGCCGTGTGGCTCGAACGGATGGGGCTGAAGTCGGTCGCCAACCGGCCGGCCGGCACGCTGTCGTACGGGCACCAGCGGCGTCTCGAGATCGCGCGTTGCATGATCACCGAGCCGCGTCTGCTGATGCTCGACGAGCCGGCGGCCGGCCTCAACCCGCAGGAAAAGATCGAACTGCAGCATCTGATCGACAAGCTGCGCCGCGAGTTCGGCGTGTCGGTGCTGCTGATCGAACACGACATGAGCCTCGTGATGGGCGTGTCGGACCGCATCCTCGTGATGGAGCACGGCCGGCCGATCGTGATCGGCACGCCGGAAGCGGTCCGCAACGACCCGCGCGTGATCAAGGCGTATCTGGGGGAAGAGTGA
- a CDS encoding high-affinity branched-chain amino acid ABC transporter permease LivM yields the protein MSTVISVRRPAADASFGQALKNATAAAFLTAILTIPVLGLQLKLDGYQVVLTPHWRPVWIAVAAVFLFQLFKPWLVRAKSAVKLPAMPAMGAQQQRVVVWVLLAVGLVWPFFGSRGAVDVATLALIYVILGLGLNIVVGFAGLLDLGYVGFYAVGGYTYAMLNQYFGLSFWECLPLAAIAAATFGFLLGFPVLRLRGDYLAIVTLGFGEIIRLLANNLTSLTGGPDGISGIAKPTVFGFEMARSASVEGAKTFHELIGLEYSGEHMVIFLYLIALLLVGFTLFVTSRLIRMPMGRAWEALRDDEIACRSLGLNPTRIKLSAFTLGASFAGIGGAFFAARQGLVNPESFTFIESALILAIVVLGGMGSQLGVILAAILLTVLPEVARGFAEYRMLIFGLVMVLMMMWRPQGLLPASRPHVELPQ from the coding sequence ATGAGTACAGTCATTTCCGTTCGCCGCCCGGCCGCCGACGCTTCGTTCGGCCAGGCGCTGAAAAATGCCACGGCCGCCGCGTTCCTGACGGCGATCCTCACGATCCCGGTGCTCGGCCTGCAGCTGAAGCTCGACGGCTATCAGGTCGTGCTCACGCCGCACTGGCGGCCGGTGTGGATCGCGGTCGCGGCCGTGTTCCTGTTCCAGTTGTTCAAGCCGTGGCTCGTGCGCGCGAAATCGGCGGTGAAGCTGCCTGCGATGCCCGCGATGGGCGCGCAGCAGCAGCGCGTGGTCGTGTGGGTGCTGCTCGCGGTCGGGCTCGTGTGGCCGTTCTTCGGTTCGCGCGGCGCGGTGGACGTCGCGACGCTCGCGCTGATCTACGTGATCCTCGGCCTCGGGCTGAACATCGTGGTCGGTTTCGCAGGGCTGCTCGATCTCGGTTATGTCGGGTTCTACGCGGTCGGCGGCTATACGTACGCGATGCTGAACCAGTATTTCGGGCTGTCGTTCTGGGAGTGCCTGCCGCTCGCCGCGATCGCGGCGGCGACGTTCGGCTTCCTGCTCGGCTTCCCGGTGCTGCGGCTGCGCGGCGACTATCTCGCGATCGTCACGCTCGGCTTCGGCGAAATCATCCGCCTGCTCGCGAACAACCTGACGAGCCTCACGGGCGGCCCGGACGGCATCTCGGGCATCGCGAAGCCGACGGTGTTCGGCTTCGAGATGGCGCGCTCGGCGAGCGTCGAAGGCGCGAAGACCTTCCATGAGCTGATCGGGCTGGAATACAGCGGCGAGCACATGGTGATCTTCCTGTACCTGATCGCGCTGCTGCTGGTCGGCTTCACGCTGTTCGTGACGAGCCGTCTGATCCGCATGCCGATGGGCCGTGCGTGGGAAGCGCTGCGCGACGACGAGATCGCGTGCCGTTCGCTGGGCCTGAACCCGACGCGCATCAAGCTGTCGGCGTTCACGCTCGGCGCATCGTTCGCGGGTATCGGCGGCGCGTTCTTCGCGGCGCGCCAGGGCCTCGTGAATCCCGAATCGTTCACCTTCATCGAATCGGCGCTGATCCTCGCGATCGTCGTGCTCGGCGGGATGGGCTCGCAGCTCGGCGTGATTCTCGCGGCGATCCTGCTGACCGTGCTGCCGGAAGTCGCGCGCGGCTTCGCCGAGTACCGGATGCTGATCTTCGGTCTGGTGATGGTGTTGATGATGATGTGGCGTCCGCAGGGCCTGCTGCCCGCGAGCCGTCCCCACGTGGAGCTGCCCCAATGA
- a CDS encoding TIGR04141 family sporadically distributed protein, translated as MTSRAAGAAMREYQTKSEHLTIYLIKDSALRDEQIIETGKAKRPVDLKISSGSARLYVKDGPPPTKPAWANFLIANQEVPEDLFEGRRSEGAALIFRAESAVFVLTFGTGFHLLELDFVVRDFGLRVALGSIDPDKLKSLDKSSYASNPLNMRSQSPKDVDIFDLLINTETDLVYAITGASTEPLFGSHITGRDALTIAPEITFNDLPKVLTEALRRYSSGVPERFSWIEDLRRVKDSDTLEILDMELTELLQMDDLPDNVWLGEPEIVDWESQIGYSFDLRERTLVHKTLQLHQLIEYMVDAGEELTAAALRSRVIYPIDEHFAPLRKWSAYRCLYAEIASGPETYILRNGDWHQVKQSFIQRVEGQLSKLEVDTIEMPAFKHDSETAYNASVASDSTGYELLDRKTVQFGGAYDKIEFCDLVRNGRDLIHVKVYKNSATLSHLFAQGSVAAEAFVADEVFRAKLNEQLPAGIKLRDPTARPNASDYRIVYAIVTTKNLPQALPFFSKVTLKNAIASLIALGFGVAIARIAIDPEFASTASCKPSRRARAAAPALAQLVQTPDRRPRPPAASQA; from the coding sequence ATGACCTCACGGGCGGCGGGGGCAGCGATGAGAGAGTATCAAACCAAAAGCGAACACTTGACCATTTACCTAATCAAGGACTCGGCACTACGCGACGAACAGATAATCGAAACCGGCAAAGCAAAGAGACCTGTCGATTTGAAAATCTCGTCGGGAAGTGCTCGCCTGTATGTCAAGGACGGCCCGCCGCCAACGAAACCCGCTTGGGCGAATTTCTTAATAGCGAATCAAGAAGTACCAGAAGATCTGTTCGAAGGCAGGCGCTCAGAAGGTGCAGCACTGATTTTTCGGGCAGAAAGCGCGGTTTTCGTCCTTACATTCGGGACGGGCTTCCATCTGCTTGAGCTTGACTTCGTCGTGCGTGACTTTGGCCTCCGTGTGGCGCTCGGCTCGATCGATCCAGACAAGTTGAAGAGCTTGGACAAATCGAGCTACGCGTCGAATCCCTTGAATATGAGAAGTCAGAGCCCAAAGGACGTCGACATCTTCGATTTGCTTATCAACACGGAAACCGATCTGGTCTATGCAATCACCGGGGCGTCGACCGAACCCTTGTTCGGAAGCCACATCACCGGTCGCGACGCTTTGACGATTGCGCCAGAGATCACGTTCAACGACTTGCCAAAGGTGCTGACCGAAGCGCTGCGCCGCTACAGCAGCGGGGTGCCTGAGCGATTTTCATGGATCGAAGATCTGCGACGTGTCAAGGACAGCGACACGCTGGAAATACTCGACATGGAGCTAACGGAGCTGCTGCAAATGGACGACCTTCCCGACAACGTGTGGCTCGGCGAACCAGAAATCGTCGATTGGGAATCGCAGATTGGCTACTCGTTCGATTTACGCGAGCGAACTCTGGTTCACAAGACGCTTCAATTGCATCAGTTGATTGAATACATGGTTGACGCAGGTGAAGAACTCACCGCTGCAGCACTGCGAAGTCGCGTCATATACCCGATTGACGAACATTTCGCACCCTTGCGCAAATGGTCGGCCTATCGCTGCTTGTATGCCGAAATCGCGAGCGGCCCCGAAACATACATTCTCCGCAACGGCGATTGGCATCAGGTCAAACAAAGCTTTATTCAACGGGTGGAAGGGCAGCTCTCAAAGCTTGAAGTTGACACAATAGAAATGCCAGCCTTTAAGCACGATAGTGAAACTGCATACAACGCGAGCGTGGCTTCCGATTCCACCGGCTATGAACTGCTTGATCGAAAGACGGTTCAATTCGGAGGTGCTTACGACAAGATCGAATTTTGCGACCTTGTCCGAAATGGACGTGACCTGATCCATGTGAAAGTCTACAAGAACTCGGCGACCCTGAGCCACCTGTTCGCGCAAGGCAGTGTAGCAGCCGAAGCCTTCGTCGCGGACGAAGTCTTCCGGGCGAAGCTGAATGAACAGCTTCCGGCTGGAATCAAGCTTCGCGATCCCACCGCCCGGCCCAATGCGAGCGATTATCGGATCGTCTACGCCATCGTAACAACGAAAAATCTTCCCCAGGCTTTGCCGTTTTTCTCGAAAGTGACATTGAAGAATGCAATCGCCAGCCTCATCGCCTTGGGCTTCGGCGTCGCCATCGCGAGAATCGCTATCGATCCAGAGTTCGCCAGCACAGCATCCTGTAAGCCATCGCGCCGGGCGCGAGCCGCGGCGCCCGCATTAGCCCAGTTGGTGCAGACGCCAGATCGGCGACCGAGGCCTCCGGCGGCATCTCAAGCCTGA
- a CDS encoding type I toxin-antitoxin system SymE family toxin codes for MAKPNHKARPPKTERFVTIQEMWGTPKTDLKPEKFFPYMKIGGMWLISDACFVPGRKARIDIEPGRLIITQL; via the coding sequence ATGGCTAAGCCGAATCATAAAGCACGACCACCGAAGACGGAACGTTTCGTAACGATCCAGGAAATGTGGGGTACGCCGAAAACCGACCTCAAGCCGGAGAAGTTCTTCCCGTACATGAAGATTGGTGGAATGTGGCTGATCAGCGATGCGTGTTTTGTCCCGGGCCGAAAGGCGCGAATCGATATTGAGCCTGGCCGGCTGATCATCACGCAGTTGTAA
- a CDS encoding radical SAM protein gives MNHTGRRVFLAHNSCLNSSYDLNVLKVGLERDGFVIVDQPELADEVIFSGCSVRSTWVDDAISQIRQISSRASDAKITVTGCIANVSADVVSAAIASRPINFQSHADILRNRTGQDFRALDRDISQDTAHDFEGNVDNGLTQMRRRVGTAKAEVLARLEQLDREHGTALASLYRRTTKGFVFYHEEESAELITVTRSCLFRCSFCSIPRGRGDFESVPIDDILRKASAALDRGVKRLILVGDEVGNYGAEGTGPRFADLLQALVALSPQMRLSIRYIEPKPFMKNAELLKSLCDSGNIDLLYVSLQSGSEKILRAMNRNPDLSKISDAYATFRNTTDVVFYCNWMVGFPGETENDFQQTLKLARALNLHINVAIPFSARPGTPAEHHADQIDDKTKEYRLSRLSLELANMKAAMFEQQLSFLDDEARRSLLQQIKLAEMQQYQAGLVEERPLVFQKRLQTSDGGNA, from the coding sequence ATGAACCACACCGGGCGCCGAGTTTTCCTGGCGCATAATTCTTGTTTAAATTCGAGCTACGATCTTAACGTACTAAAAGTAGGGCTCGAACGCGATGGCTTCGTCATCGTTGATCAGCCTGAGCTTGCCGATGAAGTGATTTTTTCCGGGTGCTCTGTACGATCCACTTGGGTGGATGACGCCATAAGCCAGATTCGCCAGATCAGTTCACGGGCGTCAGATGCAAAGATCACAGTGACAGGCTGTATCGCAAACGTAAGTGCCGACGTTGTAAGCGCGGCTATCGCGAGCCGTCCTATCAACTTTCAGTCGCACGCGGACATCCTACGCAACCGCACCGGCCAAGACTTTCGAGCACTCGATCGAGACATTTCTCAGGATACGGCGCACGATTTCGAAGGCAACGTGGACAACGGATTGACTCAAATGCGGCGACGAGTCGGAACCGCGAAGGCCGAGGTGCTCGCACGACTCGAACAACTGGATCGTGAGCATGGAACCGCGCTGGCGAGTTTGTACAGACGTACAACGAAGGGGTTCGTTTTCTACCACGAGGAGGAGTCGGCCGAACTCATCACAGTGACGCGAAGCTGCCTGTTCCGTTGTTCGTTCTGCAGCATTCCACGGGGAAGAGGTGATTTTGAGTCGGTACCCATCGACGACATCCTGAGAAAAGCATCTGCCGCACTCGACCGTGGCGTCAAACGACTGATTCTCGTAGGTGACGAAGTAGGGAACTATGGCGCAGAGGGAACCGGACCAAGGTTTGCCGACCTGTTGCAAGCGCTGGTGGCGCTCAGTCCTCAGATGCGTCTGTCGATCCGATACATCGAGCCAAAGCCGTTCATGAAGAACGCCGAGCTTCTGAAGAGTCTCTGCGACTCAGGAAACATCGATCTTCTCTACGTGTCACTTCAAAGTGGTTCTGAGAAGATACTTAGAGCCATGAACCGCAATCCGGATTTGTCGAAGATTTCGGACGCGTATGCAACCTTCCGGAACACCACTGACGTCGTGTTCTACTGCAACTGGATGGTCGGGTTTCCCGGCGAAACCGAGAACGACTTTCAGCAAACATTGAAGCTCGCTCGAGCACTAAACTTACATATCAACGTCGCTATCCCTTTCTCGGCAAGGCCCGGTACGCCAGCTGAGCACCATGCTGACCAGATCGACGATAAAACCAAGGAGTATCGGCTGTCGCGTCTGAGCCTCGAGCTAGCAAATATGAAAGCAGCGATGTTTGAGCAGCAACTGAGTTTCCTAGACGATGAGGCCCGTCGGTCGTTGCTTCAACAAATCAAGCTTGCAGAAATGCAGCAATATCAGGCGGGGCTGGTTGAAGAAAGGCCCTTAGTGTTCCAGAAACGATTGCAGACGAGTGACGGTGGAAATGCTTGA
- a CDS encoding 3'-5' exonuclease yields the protein MLDTQWTQWDFAVVDVEGNGETPQEIIELAIFHISAGELMPQHDEWLVRPQKPVTAQATAFHGIKNEMLAGQPSLSDVAEQVFAALGSKIVIGHNVRVDVELLKKAIPNWHPVLVLDTLKLARAVHPSARSYALSSLVSERQIDIHSSTFHRASGDARATAYLFLDLIKTLEASRRATLRKLVDIAAIETPEFINNQQQDLF from the coding sequence ATGCTTGATACGCAATGGACCCAGTGGGATTTCGCTGTCGTTGATGTAGAGGGAAACGGCGAGACGCCCCAAGAGATCATCGAGCTCGCGATATTTCATATCAGTGCCGGTGAGCTTATGCCTCAGCACGATGAGTGGCTTGTTCGCCCCCAAAAACCCGTGACGGCCCAGGCGACCGCGTTCCACGGTATCAAAAATGAGATGCTGGCGGGGCAGCCAAGCCTGTCCGATGTCGCGGAACAAGTGTTTGCGGCTTTGGGCTCTAAAATCGTGATCGGTCACAACGTGCGCGTGGACGTTGAACTTCTGAAGAAGGCCATCCCGAACTGGCACCCAGTCCTCGTCCTGGACACGCTCAAATTAGCTCGCGCAGTGCATCCCAGTGCTCGATCTTACGCTTTGTCATCTCTCGTATCGGAGCGGCAAATCGACATTCACTCAAGCACTTTTCACCGAGCGTCCGGCGACGCACGCGCAACGGCCTATTTGTTCCTCGACTTGATCAAAACACTCGAGGCTTCAAGGCGAGCTACGCTCAGGAAGCTCGTCGACATTGCAGCTATCGAGACGCCTGAATTCATCAACAATCAGCAACAGGACCTATTCTAA
- a CDS encoding SMI1/KNR4 family protein, which yields MLRDRKVTFEGGAMEVGKFANCASGISVVDFENVEKDLGYTLPVAFRVQYLASNGGNPVNALFKNEDCGEPLEVVGFYPIKYNTSAYETKDSLLLEHYRVMFGRGVIPANLLPFAHDPGGNFFCIDMSDGEVVFYATDALDPDLSAEENHAAVQIVLASSFESFMNQLSGDANFDSSEWPED from the coding sequence ATGCTCAGGGACAGAAAGGTCACGTTTGAAGGAGGGGCGATGGAGGTTGGAAAATTCGCAAACTGTGCCTCGGGAATCAGTGTTGTTGATTTTGAAAATGTCGAAAAAGACCTGGGATACACATTGCCGGTGGCATTTCGCGTGCAGTATCTGGCAAGTAACGGAGGAAATCCTGTCAATGCCCTGTTCAAAAATGAAGATTGTGGTGAGCCTCTCGAGGTCGTCGGGTTTTATCCGATAAAATACAACACTTCAGCTTACGAAACGAAAGATTCATTGCTCCTTGAGCACTATAGAGTGATGTTCGGTCGAGGCGTAATCCCAGCTAATTTACTTCCATTTGCCCATGACCCGGGCGGAAACTTCTTTTGTATTGATATGAGTGATGGGGAAGTTGTCTTTTATGCTACTGATGCTCTCGATCCGGATTTGAGTGCAGAAGAGAATCACGCGGCAGTTCAGATCGTCCTGGCGAGTTCGTTTGAATCGTTCATGAACCAGTTGAGCGGAGATGCTAATTTTGACTCGAGTGAATGGCCGGAAGATTAA
- the livH gene encoding high-affinity branched-chain amino acid ABC transporter permease LivH: MTDFFPQFAQQLVNGLTLGAIYALIAIGYSMVYGIIGMINFAHGEIYMIGAYVGLVTLTAIGISAGYPLPLVLGAALIVSVIVTGLYGFAVERVAYRPLRGGPRLVPLISAIGMSIFLQNYVQIGQGARDVSVPVLISGAFEIHLGGDFDVTVPYARLLIVCVTIVLMIALTLFISHSRMGRACRACAEDMKMANLLGIDTNRVISFTFVLGAMLAAVGGVLIGLTIGKLNPYIGFVAGIKAFTAAVLGGIGSIPGAMLGGVLLGLAETFAAGYMPAEYKDVVAFGLLVLILLFRPTGLLGKSDIEKV, encoded by the coding sequence ATGACTGACTTCTTTCCGCAATTCGCCCAGCAGCTGGTCAACGGCCTGACGCTGGGTGCGATCTATGCGCTGATCGCCATCGGCTATTCGATGGTCTACGGCATCATCGGCATGATCAACTTCGCCCACGGCGAGATCTACATGATCGGCGCGTACGTGGGCCTCGTGACCCTGACCGCCATCGGCATCTCCGCCGGCTATCCGCTGCCGCTCGTGCTCGGCGCCGCACTGATCGTGTCGGTGATCGTCACGGGCCTGTACGGCTTCGCGGTCGAGCGCGTCGCGTATCGGCCGCTGCGCGGCGGCCCGCGCCTCGTGCCGCTGATCTCCGCGATCGGCATGTCGATCTTCCTGCAGAACTACGTGCAGATCGGCCAGGGCGCGCGCGACGTGTCCGTGCCGGTGCTGATCTCCGGCGCGTTCGAGATTCATCTCGGCGGCGACTTCGACGTGACCGTTCCATATGCGCGTCTGCTGATCGTCTGCGTGACGATCGTGCTGATGATCGCGCTCACGCTGTTCATCTCGCATTCGCGGATGGGCCGTGCGTGCCGCGCGTGCGCCGAGGACATGAAGATGGCGAACCTGCTCGGCATCGACACGAACCGCGTGATCTCGTTCACGTTCGTGCTCGGCGCGATGCTGGCCGCCGTCGGCGGCGTGCTGATCGGGCTGACGATCGGCAAGCTGAATCCGTATATCGGCTTCGTCGCGGGCATCAAGGCGTTCACCGCCGCGGTGCTCGGCGGGATCGGCAGCATCCCGGGCGCGATGCTCGGCGGCGTGCTGCTCGGCCTCGCAGAAACCTTCGCCGCAGGCTACATGCCGGCCGAGTACAAGGACGTCGTTGCGTTCGGCCTGCTCGTGCTGATCCTGCTGTTCCGCCCGACCGGCCTGCTCGGCAAGTCGGACATCGAAAAGGTTTGA
- a CDS encoding AAA family ATPase, producing MAQMIGITGTHSTGKSTFFEKVREQAERRGLHVARVGDVATRCQAAGFPILRDHTFESTLWIIASVISSELEHELKCDLILVDRPASDAIGYLEAALVSTRRTITAAERNYLYTLVGLHSSRYAMLFKTELDKTIPLGDGRDPDQAFRAAADEHIARSLKELGIPTHNPEAPESQRLVEDFLDKISRSAIKRVNA from the coding sequence ATGGCGCAGATGATCGGCATTACGGGTACACACTCGACGGGAAAATCAACGTTTTTCGAGAAAGTGCGCGAACAGGCGGAACGCCGCGGGCTTCACGTGGCGAGGGTGGGCGATGTCGCGACGCGCTGTCAAGCTGCCGGATTTCCCATCTTGCGCGACCATACCTTCGAAAGCACGCTTTGGATCATCGCGTCAGTTATTTCGAGCGAGCTAGAGCATGAACTGAAGTGTGATTTGATTCTCGTAGATCGCCCGGCATCAGATGCGATTGGCTATCTTGAGGCCGCACTTGTATCAACACGTCGCACTATCACCGCGGCGGAGCGGAACTATCTGTACACGCTCGTCGGATTGCATTCATCGCGTTACGCGATGCTCTTCAAGACAGAACTCGACAAAACGATCCCGTTGGGCGATGGTCGTGACCCAGATCAAGCTTTCCGGGCAGCAGCCGACGAGCATATAGCTCGTTCGCTGAAGGAGTTAGGCATTCCGACGCACAACCCTGAGGCGCCGGAGTCGCAGCGTCTTGTAGAAGATTTTTTGGACAAGATTTCGAGGTCAGCCATTAAAAGAGTCAACGCGTAG
- a CDS encoding DUF7716 domain-containing protein, translated as MLNDLDGLDWDSALFINQSAWVADPWHAKILVLEGDDELEDVAPGTHLPKIAKDRGMRQLFDMETFREIVNFERKRNPVADVKDVICAINYYREKDDFYSP; from the coding sequence TTGCTTAACGATCTAGATGGTCTTGATTGGGACTCGGCTCTTTTTATTAATCAGAGCGCTTGGGTGGCTGATCCATGGCATGCGAAGATCCTCGTGCTTGAAGGGGATGACGAACTCGAAGATGTTGCTCCAGGAACGCATTTGCCAAAAATTGCGAAGGATAGAGGTATGCGGCAGCTATTCGACATGGAGACTTTTCGAGAAATAGTTAATTTCGAGCGGAAGCGCAATCCAGTTGCGGATGTGAAGGATGTTATATGTGCAATTAACTACTATCGTGAAAAAGATGATTTCTACAGCCCGTAG
- a CDS encoding macro domain-containing protein: MKKEYFHSKTEFPCGSGEIYTEFIDGVATRQISHPDNGIAYTSSSVQDWNSDVGFLLFDGMKGELDISPDDEIKKEDFEHAWKAAVGNPPQEQAIIYGVGDAAVPQQNSTLIAHVVNNRGKWGRGFVVSLGKKYTVARDSYLDLFRGEQRPPLGMVQFLSVDDENRIYVANMVSQDGIRKNSRDITQYVSYPDLRNCLNQICEFALANRLSVQMPMIGAGLGGGNWEIISEEITEVFSYYKLTCKVLRLS, encoded by the coding sequence ATGAAAAAAGAGTATTTTCACTCCAAGACAGAATTTCCGTGCGGCTCCGGAGAGATTTATACGGAATTTATCGACGGCGTCGCGACGCGTCAGATCAGCCATCCTGATAATGGGATTGCCTACACATCCTCATCCGTACAAGATTGGAATTCTGATGTGGGCTTTTTGCTCTTTGATGGAATGAAGGGCGAACTCGACATTTCTCCAGATGACGAAATTAAAAAGGAAGATTTCGAGCATGCCTGGAAGGCTGCCGTGGGCAATCCTCCGCAAGAGCAAGCGATCATCTACGGAGTTGGGGACGCAGCTGTACCACAACAAAATTCAACCCTTATAGCTCATGTGGTAAATAATCGCGGCAAGTGGGGGCGTGGCTTTGTCGTTTCCCTCGGCAAAAAATACACCGTCGCGCGGGATAGTTATCTCGACCTGTTCCGAGGTGAACAACGACCTCCACTCGGAATGGTTCAATTTCTATCTGTAGATGACGAAAATAGAATATATGTCGCAAACATGGTTTCTCAAGACGGGATTCGCAAGAATAGCCGGGATATTACTCAATACGTCTCGTACCCCGATCTCAGGAATTGCCTCAATCAAATTTGCGAATTTGCTTTGGCCAATCGACTTTCGGTGCAAATGCCCATGATCGGTGCCGGGCTTGGTGGTGGAAATTGGGAAATTATTTCAGAAGAAATCACTGAGGTTTTTTCGTACTATAAATTGACTTGCAAAGTTCTTAGACTTTCATAG
- a CDS encoding branched-chain amino acid ABC transporter substrate-binding protein, whose amino-acid sequence MTLSRLTSISVAAVLFAAGAAAAQAETVKIAIAGPMSGSVAQYGDMVKAGALTAIEQINAAGGAGGNKFEVVLMDDACEPKQAVAVANKIVSQKIKYVIGHVCSGSTIPASDIYENEGIVMVTPSATAPQLTEGKKRHFIFRTIGRDDQQGPAAAHFIINNVKPKKVAVLHDKQSYGQGIASSVKKDLEAAKIPVVLFEGINAGDSDYSAIITKLKSQGVDFVYFGGYHPEMGLLMRQAREQGVKATFMGPEGVGNKDVTAIAGPASEGMLVTLPADFSADPANAALVKAFADKKRDPNGPFQMPSYAAVKIIADAIAGAKTTDPTKVAAYMHKTTFDTPIGKVSYDAQGDLKAFKFVVYTWHKDATKTAAK is encoded by the coding sequence ATGACGCTGTCCCGTCTTACGTCCATTTCCGTCGCCGCCGTGCTGTTCGCCGCGGGCGCCGCCGCCGCGCAAGCGGAAACCGTGAAGATCGCCATCGCTGGTCCGATGAGCGGCTCGGTCGCCCAATATGGCGACATGGTGAAGGCCGGCGCGCTGACCGCGATCGAGCAGATCAACGCGGCAGGCGGTGCGGGCGGCAACAAGTTCGAAGTCGTGCTGATGGACGACGCCTGCGAACCGAAGCAGGCCGTCGCCGTCGCGAACAAGATCGTCAGCCAGAAGATCAAGTACGTGATCGGCCACGTGTGCTCGGGGTCGACGATCCCCGCATCCGACATCTACGAGAACGAAGGCATCGTGATGGTCACGCCGTCGGCCACCGCGCCGCAGCTGACCGAAGGCAAGAAGCGCCACTTCATCTTCCGCACGATCGGCCGCGACGACCAGCAAGGCCCGGCCGCCGCGCACTTCATCATCAACAACGTGAAGCCGAAGAAGGTCGCGGTGCTGCACGACAAGCAGTCGTACGGCCAGGGCATCGCGTCGTCGGTGAAGAAGGATCTCGAAGCCGCGAAGATCCCGGTCGTGCTGTTCGAAGGCATCAACGCCGGCGATTCGGACTACTCGGCGATCATCACGAAGCTGAAGTCGCAAGGCGTCGATTTCGTCTACTTCGGCGGCTACCACCCGGAAATGGGTCTGCTGATGCGCCAGGCGCGCGAGCAGGGCGTGAAGGCAACGTTCATGGGCCCTGAAGGCGTGGGCAACAAGGACGTGACGGCGATCGCCGGCCCGGCTTCGGAAGGCATGCTCGTCACGCTGCCGGCAGACTTCTCGGCCGACCCGGCCAACGCGGCGCTCGTGAAGGCGTTCGCGGACAAGAAGCGCGACCCGAACGGCCCGTTCCAGATGCCGTCGTACGCAGCGGTGAAGATCATCGCCGACGCGATCGCGGGCGCGAAGACGACCGATCCGACCAAGGTCGCCGCGTACATGCACAAGACGACGTTCGACACGCCGATCGGCAAGGTGTCGTATGACGCACAGGGCGACCTGAAGGCGTTCAAGTTCGTCGTGTACACGTGGCACAAGGACGCGACGAAGACCGCCGCCAAGTAA